A region of the Conyzicola lurida genome:
CTGCGATGCCGGCGACCTTGGCGATGACGCTGTCGACGATCACCGTGGTGCCCGTGCTGGAGGCATCGACGGCGACGGCGGGAACGGTGGGGTCGGCGGGGACGGACTTGGTGGTGGCGGTGGCCATGGTGTTCTCCTTTGATGTCGAATCTTCGATGTCGAATCCGGTTCGTAGCCGAATCGGGATCGGATCGTTCGCTGTTATGCGATAGTCATGGGTAAGACGAGTCGACTTCGCAATTCGTCACGCGAAATGGAAAAGTTTTTGTGAACGCCGCCCCACCCGGCCCGCGGATCGCCCTCGCGGATGCCTCCGACAGCACCCTGACCGCCCGAATCGTCGACGGAGACGTGGCGGCCTTCGAGGTGCTGGCCCGGCGGCACGGCGGTCTGATGCGGGCCTACGCCCAGCGGCTGCTCGGGTCCAACGCCGAGTCGGACGACGTCGTGCAGGACGCCTTCGTACTGGCCTGGCAGAAGATCGGCGACCTCGCCGACGGCGCATCGGTGCGGTCGTGGCTGATGCGGATCGTGACCACCAAGTCGATCGACCGTATCCGGGCGCGCAAGCAGCACGCCGACATCGACGACTGGGACGCGCCGACCCCGTCGAACCAGTCGCCCGAACACCGGGTCGAGGTCTCTCTGCAAATGGATGCGCTATCGTCGGCGCTTGCCCGGTTGCCAGAAAACCAGCGCCGGTGTTGGATCATGAAAGAGGTCGGCGGGTCGTCGTACGACGAGATCGCCGCAGATCTGGACGTTCCGGTATCCACCGTCCGCGGCCAGCTGGCGCGGGCGAGACAGACTCTGATGAGCGAGATGGAGGCGTGGCGATGACCGATCTTCCCCCCTCCGAACCCCGCGAGGATCTCGACGGACACACGATCGACGAGCTCGGCGAATACCTCGACCGCGGCCGCCAGCCGCGTGACGAGAGCATCGAGTCGTCGCCCGGGTGCCTCATCGCCCTCGATTCGCTCGAACGCCTGCGCGGTGCCGCCTGGGCGATGCTCGAGGTGGAGGCCGCATCCGAGCCGGAACGCGATTCCGCGTGGCTCGGCCGTGTGCTGGGCAACATCTCCAGAGAGGCGCGCGCCGGACGCGACATCCCGATCAGCCATCCCGACCCCGCCGTGGCCTTGACCGTGACCGAGGGGTCGGTCCGCGGCCTCATCCGGGCGGCCGGCGACGCCGACGGCAGGGCCCTGATCGGCGCCTGCACGCTCGACGGAGACGTGACCGTGCCGGGCGAACCGATCACGGTCGACGTCACCGCGTCCGTGGCGTGGGGCCGCAATCTCGCCGACGTGGCCGACGGCCTGCGCGCGGCGATCGGCGACGCGCTCGCCCGCCACACCGAGCTGACCATCGCGGCGATCAACGTGACGATCAGCGACGTCGTGTCGTCGCACCCCCGGGAGGGCCGCCGATGAGCGACGACGAACTCGCCCACGAACTGACCGGCCTGGTCGAGGGTACCCCCGGGGTGGTCGAGGTCTACCCGGCCGGTCCCGTGCTCGCCGGGCTGCTCGGCGACCGCCCGCGCGTGGCGGTCACGCGCTCGGGCGAGGGGCTGCGGGTCGAGGCGCTCATCTGCGTCGCCGGCGAGTTCGCCGTGCCCGCGACGCTGCGGGCCGTCGGAGACGTGATCACCGCCCGTCTCGCGGCATCCGGCACGGCCCCGGCCGACGCCAGCGTCGCGGTCAGAGCCAGCCGGATCCACTAGGAGCGGCCACCATGGCAGACCCGACCGACCTCGCGATCGTGCGATTCGAGGGATACGACGACTTCCACGCCTGGCTCGACGAGCACGAGGACGATTCGCCGGGACTCTGGCTGCTGATGTCGAAGAAGGGGGCGGCAGTCACCTCGGTCAGTTACGCCGACGCGGTCGAGGTGGCACTGCGCCACGGCTGGATCGACGGCCAGCGCCGCGGCCGCGACGAGCACAGTTTCCTGCAGCGGTTCACACCGCGCCGGGCGCAGAGCATCTGGTCGACGAGGAACGTGCGGGCCGTCGAGACACTGATAGCCGAGGGCCGGATGTCGCGCCGCGGGCTCGCGGAAGTGGAGCGGGCTCG
Encoded here:
- a CDS encoding RNA polymerase sigma factor; the protein is MNAAPPGPRIALADASDSTLTARIVDGDVAAFEVLARRHGGLMRAYAQRLLGSNAESDDVVQDAFVLAWQKIGDLADGASVRSWLMRIVTTKSIDRIRARKQHADIDDWDAPTPSNQSPEHRVEVSLQMDALSSALARLPENQRRCWIMKEVGGSSYDEIAADLDVPVSTVRGQLARARQTLMSEMEAWR
- a CDS encoding Asp23/Gls24 family envelope stress response protein; its protein translation is MTDLPPSEPREDLDGHTIDELGEYLDRGRQPRDESIESSPGCLIALDSLERLRGAAWAMLEVEAASEPERDSAWLGRVLGNISREARAGRDIPISHPDPAVALTVTEGSVRGLIRAAGDADGRALIGACTLDGDVTVPGEPITVDVTASVAWGRNLADVADGLRAAIGDALARHTELTIAAINVTISDVVSSHPREGRR
- a CDS encoding YdeI/OmpD-associated family protein, whose amino-acid sequence is MADPTDLAIVRFEGYDDFHAWLDEHEDDSPGLWLLMSKKGAAVTSVSYADAVEVALRHGWIDGQRRGRDEHSFLQRFTPRRAQSIWSTRNVRAVETLIAEGRMSRRGLAEVERARLDGRWERAYDGPKDAQPLPEFLAALEANPAAAEFYTTLSSQNRFAIYFRIHSAKREETKAKRIADFVAMLERGEKFY